The Calothrix sp. PCC 7507 DNA segment AATCGCGCCCTAGCAGCGATGAATTTGGCCAAAGCAAATTTAAAACAAGCTTACGTGCGATCGCCCCAAAACGGCCAAGTATTTGAAATCCACACCCACCCTGGAGAATTAGTTTCAGATGATGGTATTGCCAATATTGGTCAAACCAATCAAATGTACGTCGTTGCTGAGGTTTACGAAAGTGACATCATCAAAGTACATCCAGGACAACAGGTGCGTGTCGTCAATGATTTCTTACCCAGTGAATTGCAGGGAACAGTTGAGCGAGTCGGCTTACAAGTGCGTCGCCAAAATGTGATTAACACCGACCCTTCTACCAATATTGACGGGAGAATCATTGAAGTTCATGTGCGACTAGATGATACTGCAAGTCAGAAAGCCGCAAGATTAACCAATATGCAAGTCAAAGTGGTGATTAAAGTTTAACAAGCAACTGTGATGAGATTCATTGAAAAACTGCGACGACGAACACCTCTAGGATGGCTGCAACTCAGTCATGAAAAAAGTCGGCTGCTAGTAGCATTATCAGGTATTGCCTTTGCTGATGTGCTGATGTTCATGCAATTTGGCTTTCAGAGTGCCCTATATGACAGCAACACTAGACTACATCGCCGCTTACTCTCAGACATCGTTTTAATCGGTTCTCAAACCCGTAATCTGCAAAGAATATCTACATTTTCACGGCGGCGACTTTATCAAGCAATGGATGTTCCAGGCGTGAAGTCAGCAGATGCAATGTATGTCAGCAACATGCTCTGGAAAAATCCGCAAACACATCGGGAAACAGAGATTTTAGTTATTGGTGTGAATGCAGACAAGCCAACGGTTGACTTACCAGAAGTCAATCAACAATTGCAGGCAATTAAGTTACCTTATAATGTCCTCTTCGACCGTGGTTCGAGAGGAGAATACAAAGAAACGATCGCTCAAATTGAACAGGGCAAAACCGTAACAACCGAATTAGAAAAGCGCACAATTACTATTAGAGGTTTATTCAAAGTTGGAGCGTCTTTTGGGGCTGATGGTACTTTGATCACCAGTGACGAAAACTTTTTGCGCCTATTTACTCGGCAACAAGCCTCTAGTGTCAGCGTAGGGTTGATTCAATTACAACCAGGTGCAGATTTACAGCAAGTAGTAGCGGTGTTGAAATCCCATTTAAAAGATGATGTCAAAGTACTTACCCACAAAGAATTTATTGAATTTGAGAATGACTTTTGGCGCAGAAACTCCCCTATCGGGTTTATTTTCAACCTAGGTGTATCAATGGGGTTTTCAGTGGGAGTAATTCTTGTTTATCAAGTCCTCTCCACAGATGTGAATACCCACGTTAAAGAATATGCCACCTTCAAAGCAATGGGATATCCCAATTTATACCTGTTAGGTGTGGTATTTGAAGAAGCAGTAATTTTGGCTATGCTAGGCTTCATACCTGGTACAGCAGTATCTTTGGGACTTTATTATCTCACGCGAAATGCCACAAACTTACCAATGTATATGACCGTAATTCGAGGATTGCAAGTGCTAATTTTAACTATGATTATGTGTGCAATTTCTGGAGCGATCGCCACTCGCAAATTACAGTCTGCTGACCCCGCTGATATGTTTTAAGATTGGTCATTTGTCATTTGTCATTTGTCATTTGTCATTGGTCATTTGTCATTAATTATTCCTTCCTCATCTCCCTCATCTCCCTCATCTCCCTCATCTTCCCAATCCCCAGTCCCCAATCCCCAGTCCCCAGTCCCCAGTCCCCAGTCCCCATGTCCCCAGTTATTAGTATCCAAAACCTTGATCATTACTTTGGACAGGGTTCACTTCGTAAACAAGTTTTATCTAACATCAACCTAGAAATTAACACTGGTGAAATTATTATCATGACTGGACCATCTGGTTCTGGTAAGACGACATTGCTGACATTAATCGGTGGATTGCGTTCTGCCCAGTTTGGCAGTTTACAAGTGCTAGGACAAGAACTTTGCGGTGCTAGTACACAACAACTAATACAAGCACGAAAAAATAACGGCTATATTTTCCAAGCACACAATCTACATGGTAGTTTGACAGCAATCCAGAACGTCAAAATGGGTTTAGAACTGCACGATCGCATTGGATGCACAGAGATGCAAACCAGGTCAACCCAGATGCTAGAGCAAGTAGGATTGGGAAATCGCCTCAATTACTATCCCGATCAGTTGTCAGGGGGACAAAAACAACGAGTAGCGATCGCCCGCGCTTTAGTCAGTCATCCGCAAATTGTCCTTGCAGATGAACCCACCGCCGCCCTTGATAGTCAATCGGGTCGAGATGTAGTCAACCTCATGCAAAAACTTGCCAGAGAACAAGGCTGTACCATTCTCATAGTGACTCATGACAACCGCATTTTGGATATAGGCGATCGCCTCATCCACATGGAAGATGGTAAGTTAAAGTCAAAAGTAAAAATTTAAACAGAATAAGGAATAGGAGAATAGCAAATGACAAATGACGAATGACAAATGACAACTGAATGATTGAAACCCTATTCCATGCCTACACCCCTTTATTCACCTGGATAGGCTTAGGATTTTTAATATCTCGTTTCATCCCCGATAGTTTTCTGAAGCTATTGGGTCAAGCACTTTACTGGGTGGGAGTTCCACTACAGCTTTTAGTTCTGGCCCGTCACACAAACTTATCAAATGGTGGACTCATACCTGCGATCGCCGTGGGAGTATTGCTATTGAGTCTGGTTTTGGCACTGCTAATGTGGTGGGCGGTGCAATGGTTCATGAATAGAAAGGTGCAACCAAAACAAGATAGTCTGGATTTGCCTATTGATAATTCATTGAATAGCTCAAGTTTGGGTAGCTTTATTCTAGCGGCAATTTTGGGCAATACAGGCTTTGTGGGACTGACACTAACACAGGTACTAGCTAGCCCTGAAAATAATGACTGGGCGGTGTTATTCAGCGTCACCAACAACGTTGTCGGCACATATGGCATTGCGGTCTTAATCGCTAGCTATTTTGGCAATAGGGAAACCAAAAACCATTGGTGGACTCAGTTGTGGGATTTAATCACTGTCCCCAGCTTGTGGACATTTTTTATTGGCTTGAACACCCAGTTTGTGAAATTGCCAGAAGTGGTTGAATTAGGGCTAGAACAAGCAGTTTGGGTAGTTATTGCATTCGCCTTATCACTGGTTGGTTTACGACTAGGGCGAATGAAAGGCTGGAAAAGCTTGGGAATCGCCTCAATTGCCAGTGTATTGAAAGTTTTGATTGTGCCTGCGATCGTCGGGCTAGGTGCTACCTATTTAGGTGTCATTGGCGAACAGCGTTTAGTACTAGTGCTGATGTCTGGAACACCTACAGGGCTTTCAGTGTTGATTTTGGCAGAAGTTTATGACCTCGATCGCAATTTGTTAGCTAGCAGTATTGCCCTGACGTTTGTCGGGTTATTTTTAGCACTTCCCCTCTGGCTATTTTGGTTTGGGTGATGCGATCGCTAGAGTTTCGCCTTGTTAACTGACAACTGAAAACTCATAATTGCCAGCCTATTAGTAGTGAATTAAAATCCCTCACTATCAGCCGCTAATTTTTGTCCACTGATTTCATTACTTACCGTTTAAGTTGTTTAGGAAATTTAGGGACTAATTCCGCTCCTGAATTATTCTGCAATTTTAATTATTTAACTGCACTCAATAAAGACACAATATACTGATTGAGACTTATACTTTCTCGTTCAGCAGTCTCAGCTAAACGACGATGTAAAGATTTTGGCATTCGCACCAACAACTTACCACTGGAGCAAAATTATCTGCCGTGATTGGGAAACACTATTGGCGATCGCCTAGTCTGTCTTTCAACAGAAGATAAGGGATTTTTGAGTAACTCTATGACTAGCGATCGCACCAGTAATTCCCCAAAAAAGTTGCTTGGCTTGGGAATCAACGCTTTTAAACCCAATCACCGGGTAGCAAAGATGTTAACGGGGATGTTGGCTGTTGTCCCCCTTGCCCTAGCATTACCTGTAGCAGCGTTGCAAGTAAAGGTTAATCCCACCAATCCCCAGTTGGGAGATACATTGTCAGTGGTGATTACTCAAGATAATCAGGGAAATAGTAACAATCCCACAGTAGCGGTTGGAGAAAAGACTTATCCAGCATTTGAAATAGCACCCAATCAATATCGGGCTTTTATTCCCACAACTCCCTTAGAAAAGGCTGGCGCCAGGACACTACGGATTGCCGGAGATGGACAGGAACAAAATGTGCCTATCCAGGTAAGAAAGCGCACATTTCCTGTCCAACGCATTAACTTACCACCAGGAAAAGCTGGATTAGAAGCAACAGAGCTAGAACTCAAGCGTGTGGCAGCTTTCAAGGCACTACAAACACCCCAAAAGTATTGGAGTGGATCTTTTTTAGCACCAAACGCTGGGCGAATGAGTACAATCTATGGTGTACGTCGCTACTATAATGGTAAATTTGCAGAAGACTACTATCATCGTGGCGTTGACTACGCTGGTGCAACGGGTTCACCCGTAATTGCACCTGCTGCTGGCCGGGTTGCGTTGGTAGGCACAGTATCCCAAGGGTTCCGGGTACACGGTAACGTAATTGGCATTGACCACGGTCAAGGAGTAACCAGTATTTTCATGCACCTAAGTCGCATTAATGTCAAAGAAGGCGATTTTGTCAAAGCTGGCCAACAAATTGGCGCAGTTGGTGCAACAGGTGCTGCCACTGGTCCTCATTTGCACTGGGGTCTATATGTTAATGGGCTATCTATTGACCCAATACCCTGGCGAACCAAGGTCTTTGATTAATAAAGACGGAATTAATCATGACTGTATGAGTTGTATATTTTTTTGCTTATAATTGGGCAAAATAAATTGAATTGGTACCGTCACTACATTGCGTGGGTGGCTTCAAGGTAATGAGCGTTATGAGTATTGAAAAAATTGTTGAACAAGCTCTCGAAGATGGTTATCTTACGCCAGCAATGGAAGCAGAAGTCGGGCGCATCTGTGACAATGCCTCGGAACTCTCAATAGAGGAGTACATGGCTTTAGATCGGCTGATGGGGGCGCTGTTGACTGGTGAAGTGGTGGCGGTACCTCGCAAACAGTTCATTAACGTCATGGAAGAGTTGGTTTTAACAGAAGCGATCGCCCGAGTAGCAGACATTGAAGCTACCAGTGAAAGTTCCCTGGATGTAGGCGATATTGCGGCTTATGCCCTCAACCGCCTTCCTCCCTTATATGCCACAACAGAAGAAGGTGCTAACTACCAGCGCCAACGTGCTAAAGCAGAACTTCAGGAATTGATCGCCCAACAAATTGGCGAAGCGATCGGTCGTTATCTAGATCGACCCACCAATGACAACAAGACTCCAGTCACGACTAAAAATACTGGCAATGAAGTTCTGCGCCAAGTCAGCAACCTGCTTCAAGTCTACGCACCCAGTTTTGAGCAAAAATCACCAAATTAAGAGTCAAGAGTCCAAAGTCAAAGGTCAAAGAAGAGACAGGGGGAATAAAAACTAACCCTTGACCCTTGACCCCTCGCCCTGAGCGTAGCCGAAGGGTTGACCCTTGACCCTTGACTAAATAATTAATCACGCACAACCACTGGTGTCCCCACTCCTACCTGCTCATACAGCAATCGGACATCAGGATTACGCATTCTTAGGCAGCCATGAGAAATAGCAGTTCCCATAACTTCTATGTCCGGCGTGCCATGAAAGCCAATTTGATTGTGCCCATCTGACCAAAAGCCGATCCATCGTTCTCCCAAAGGACTGTCAGGGCCAGCCTGAAATACCTGATC contains these protein-coding regions:
- a CDS encoding late competence development ComFB family protein; this encodes MSVMSIEKIVEQALEDGYLTPAMEAEVGRICDNASELSIEEYMALDRLMGALLTGEVVAVPRKQFINVMEELVLTEAIARVADIEATSESSLDVGDIAAYALNRLPPLYATTEEGANYQRQRAKAELQELIAQQIGEAIGRYLDRPTNDNKTPVTTKNTGNEVLRQVSNLLQVYAPSFEQKSPN
- a CDS encoding toxin-antitoxin system HicB family antitoxin, with translation MLVRMPKSLHRRLAETAERESISLNQYIVSLLSAVK
- a CDS encoding DevA family ABC transporter ATP-binding protein → MSPVISIQNLDHYFGQGSLRKQVLSNINLEINTGEIIIMTGPSGSGKTTLLTLIGGLRSAQFGSLQVLGQELCGASTQQLIQARKNNGYIFQAHNLHGSLTAIQNVKMGLELHDRIGCTEMQTRSTQMLEQVGLGNRLNYYPDQLSGGQKQRVAIARALVSHPQIVLADEPTAALDSQSGRDVVNLMQKLAREQGCTILIVTHDNRILDIGDRLIHMEDGKLKSKVKI
- a CDS encoding AEC family transporter, with the protein product MIETLFHAYTPLFTWIGLGFLISRFIPDSFLKLLGQALYWVGVPLQLLVLARHTNLSNGGLIPAIAVGVLLLSLVLALLMWWAVQWFMNRKVQPKQDSLDLPIDNSLNSSSLGSFILAAILGNTGFVGLTLTQVLASPENNDWAVLFSVTNNVVGTYGIAVLIASYFGNRETKNHWWTQLWDLITVPSLWTFFIGLNTQFVKLPEVVELGLEQAVWVVIAFALSLVGLRLGRMKGWKSLGIASIASVLKVLIVPAIVGLGATYLGVIGEQRLVLVLMSGTPTGLSVLILAEVYDLDRNLLASSIALTFVGLFLALPLWLFWFG
- the devC gene encoding ABC transporter permease DevC, whose product is MRFIEKLRRRTPLGWLQLSHEKSRLLVALSGIAFADVLMFMQFGFQSALYDSNTRLHRRLLSDIVLIGSQTRNLQRISTFSRRRLYQAMDVPGVKSADAMYVSNMLWKNPQTHRETEILVIGVNADKPTVDLPEVNQQLQAIKLPYNVLFDRGSRGEYKETIAQIEQGKTVTTELEKRTITIRGLFKVGASFGADGTLITSDENFLRLFTRQQASSVSVGLIQLQPGADLQQVVAVLKSHLKDDVKVLTHKEFIEFENDFWRRNSPIGFIFNLGVSMGFSVGVILVYQVLSTDVNTHVKEYATFKAMGYPNLYLLGVVFEEAVILAMLGFIPGTAVSLGLYYLTRNATNLPMYMTVIRGLQVLILTMIMCAISGAIATRKLQSADPADMF
- a CDS encoding M23 family metallopeptidase yields the protein MTSDRTSNSPKKLLGLGINAFKPNHRVAKMLTGMLAVVPLALALPVAALQVKVNPTNPQLGDTLSVVITQDNQGNSNNPTVAVGEKTYPAFEIAPNQYRAFIPTTPLEKAGARTLRIAGDGQEQNVPIQVRKRTFPVQRINLPPGKAGLEATELELKRVAAFKALQTPQKYWSGSFLAPNAGRMSTIYGVRRYYNGKFAEDYYHRGVDYAGATGSPVIAPAAGRVALVGTVSQGFRVHGNVIGIDHGQGVTSIFMHLSRINVKEGDFVKAGQQIGAVGATGAATGPHLHWGLYVNGLSIDPIPWRTKVFD